In a genomic window of Erigeron canadensis isolate Cc75 chromosome 5, C_canadensis_v1, whole genome shotgun sequence:
- the LOC122599215 gene encoding uncharacterized protein LOC122599215 isoform X2, translating to MVFQEAMDIDLPTEASPTEETVGALIEYLVGPLLPLKHTDIAKETPSESKQKSVAKQVHAVAVLYNYYHLNDHPESEFLTFGQFCNLAIMFKPSILPHMKYMCQSDHPVLDDPEKQLSLTEKAIMDACTISETLLDASANVSSMIKEWPVTKVAVLLIDSQKENCFLQFDNGVWSVIEKDLFHEESGFGSKGNKRMRNYNEEGEDGFQQLAFSAVKELTGIGNGKLKVLESHVVYSLSRAKTATNFFIVHSTQSISEDNMVPIQDVISSLQGPVVKKSSGSWVITPVVEYYYLLPYAAIISKLFSRGSGSVLHQGGKGGADTSIIRASHKSFDKVNGISKRVSHNLQVKSILDSGSVLSSNSSKEEPLDSRVTKNGFISNTCSQPVSKVPDASTIKGSQNSCEKGNGESNRVSDNVQVKSKLDSASVYSVSSTEEPRDSRVAVNSFNTNEHSEPISKVPDDVVTSPLKGNLFDRAAKETDNSIGNRITGASCDSMKQKDMNGSCKSESNTLLSGTISRSIDKPLKVYRHEKRTTSTKSISTKETLEDSKKMLIISQTKDGNPDGEKKSCMVLHNEDRLVTVDHAVEDFHITVDAKRFELSEAALRALLHKRQKLYDQQRIIEDELISCDKKIQAIMCGGVGDCLGLKLEAVINCCNEISQQDNLEAQEHAELHGDRSLPLLGKSLSEAQLTLRKACQELDDICLSNNWMLPSYSTTRSDGGYVANVSVKGTNFECSGLSGIQPTIHEARNSAATHVIAKLQQMASEHNSSPL from the exons ATGGTCTTCCAAG AGGCCATGGACATAGATTTGCCAACAGAGGCTAGTCCGACAGAGGAGACTGTTGGAGCATTAATCGAGTACTTGGTTGGTCCATTGCTACCTTTGAAGCATACCGACATTGCAAAGGAGACTCCATCTGAATCAAAACAAAAGTCTGTTGCCAAACAG GTTCATGCAGTTGCAGTACTTTACAATTACTATCATCTAAATGACCACCCAGAAAGTGAATTCTTAACGTTTGGCCAGTTTTGTAACCTTGCCATAATGTTTAAACCGAGTATACTACCTCATATGAAGTACATGTGTCAGTCAGATCACCCTGTTTTAGATGACCCGGAAAAACAGCTTTCACTAACAGAGAAAGCAATTATGGATGCATGCACCATATCTGAGACTTTGCTGGATGCCTCTGCTAATGTCTCGAGTATGATAAAAGAATGGCCTGTAACAAAAGTGGCAGTCTTACTAATAGACTCACAGAAAGAGAATTGCTTCCTACAGTTTGACAATGGAGTATGGTCAGTCATAGAGAAGGATCTTTTTCATGAAGAGAGTGGATTTGGGAGTAAGGGAAACAAAAGAATGAGGAATTATAATGAAGAAGGGGAAGATGGGTTTCAGCAGCTCGCATTTTCAGCTGTGAAGGAATTAACAG GAATTGGAAATGGCAAGCTAAAGGTTTTGGAAAGCCATGTAGTATATTCACTGAGTCGAGCAAAGACTGCTACTAACTTTTTCATAGTACACAGCACCCAATCAATCAGCGAAGATAATATGGTACCTATTCAAGATGTTATTTCTAG CTTACAGGGCCCTGTGGTAAAGAAGAGTTCGGGCAGCTGGGTAATAACTCCTGTCGTTGAATATTATTACCTGCTTCCATATGCTGCAATTATCTCAAAGTTGTTCTCAAG AGGGTCAGGTAGCGTACTGCATCAAGGTGGAAAAGGAGGTGCAGATACAAGCATCATTCGAGCCTCACACAAGTCATTTGATAAAGTAAATGGTATAAGTAAGAGAGTCTCCCACAACCTACAAGTTAAGTCAATATTGGACTCGGGAAGTGTGCTTAGCAGCAATTCAAGTAAAGAAGAACCTCTTGATAGTCGAGTTACCAAAAATGGCTTTATTTCCAACACATGTAGTCAACCTGTTAGCAAGGTGCCAGATGCAAGCACCATTAAAGGCTCACAGAACTCATGTGAGAAAGGAAATGGTGAAAGTAATAGAGTCTCTGATAATGTCCAAGTTAAGTCAAAATTGGACTCAGCAAGTGTGTACAGCGTAAGTTCAACTGAAGAACCCCGTGACAGCCGTGTTGCAGTCAATAGCTTTAATACAAACGAACATAGCGAACCCATCAGCAAGGTGCCAGATGATGTTGTGACTTCTCCTTTGAAAGGAAACCTTTTTGACCGAGCAGCCAAAGAAACTGATAATTCTATTGGCAACAGAATCACAGGTGCTAGTTGTGATAGTATGAAGCAGAAAGATATGAATGGATCTTGCAAGTCTGAGTCAAACACTTTGTTAAGTGGAACAATCAGTAGGAGCATTGATAAGCCACTCAAGGTTTATCGACATGAAAAAAGGACCACTTCAACTAAATCAATTAGCACCAAG GAAACTCTGGAGGACTCGAAGAAAATGTTGATCATTAGTCAAACCAAAGATGGAAATCCTGATGGTGAAAAAAAGTCTTGCATGGTCTTGCATAATGAGGATAGATTAGTAACAGTGGATCATGCGGTTGAAGACTTTCACATCACAGTGGATGCAAAGAGATTTGAGTTGTCAGAGGCTGCCCTTCGAGCTCTTTTGCATAAAAGACAGAAATTG TATGATCAACAGCGCATTATAGAAGACGAGTTGATTTCATGTGATAAAAAGATTCAGGCAATCATGTGTGGTG GTGTTGGAGATTGCTTGGGTCTGAAGCTAGAAGCTGTAATTAATTGTTGCAATGAAATTTCCCAGCAAGATAACTTGGAAGCTCAAGAGCATGCGGAACTGCATGGTGATAGAAGCTTGCCATTGTTAGGAAAGAGCTTGTCTGAGGCTCAACTCACATTGAGAAAAGCATGCCAG GAGTTGGATGATATTTGTCTATCAAACAATTGGATGTTGCCATCATATAGCACAACTCGTTCAGATG GCGGCTATGTAGCTAATGTAAGTGTTAAAGGAACTAATTTCGAGTGCTCAGGTTTGAGTGGCATACAACCAACCATTCATGAAGCAAGAAACTCAGCTGCGACACATGTGATCGCAAAGTTGCAGCAAATGGCCAGTGAGCATAATAGCTCCCCGCTTTAG
- the LOC122599215 gene encoding uncharacterized protein LOC122599215 isoform X1, which produces MVFQEAMDIDLPTEASPTEETVGALIEYLVGPLLPLKHTDIAKETPSESKQKSVAKQVHAVAVLYNYYHLNDHPESEFLTFGQFCNLAIMFKPSILPHMKYMCQSDHPVLDDPEKQLSLTEKAIMDACTISETLLDASANVSSMIKEWPVTKVAVLLIDSQKENCFLQFDNGVWSVIEKDLFHEESGFGSKGNKRMRNYNEEGEDGFQQLAFSAVKELTGIGNGKLKVLESHVVYSLSRAKTATNFFIVHSTQSISEDNMVPIQDVISSLQGPVVKKSSGSWVITPVVEYYYLLPYAAIISKLFSRGSGSVLHQGGKGGADTSIIRASHKSFDKVNGISKRVSHNLQVKSILDSGSVLSSNSSKEEPLDSRVTKNGFISNTCSQPVSKVPDASTIKGSQNSCEKGNGESNRVSDNVQVKSKLDSASVYSVSSTEEPRDSRVAVNSFNTNEHSEPISKVPDDVVTSPLKGNLFDRAAKETDNSIGNRITGASCDSMKQKDMNGSCKSESNTLLSGTISRSIDKPLKVYRHEKRTTSTKSISTKQETLEDSKKMLIISQTKDGNPDGEKKSCMVLHNEDRLVTVDHAVEDFHITVDAKRFELSEAALRALLHKRQKLYDQQRIIEDELISCDKKIQAIMCGGVGDCLGLKLEAVINCCNEISQQDNLEAQEHAELHGDRSLPLLGKSLSEAQLTLRKACQELDDICLSNNWMLPSYSTTRSDGGYVANVSVKGTNFECSGLSGIQPTIHEARNSAATHVIAKLQQMASEHNSSPL; this is translated from the exons ATGGTCTTCCAAG AGGCCATGGACATAGATTTGCCAACAGAGGCTAGTCCGACAGAGGAGACTGTTGGAGCATTAATCGAGTACTTGGTTGGTCCATTGCTACCTTTGAAGCATACCGACATTGCAAAGGAGACTCCATCTGAATCAAAACAAAAGTCTGTTGCCAAACAG GTTCATGCAGTTGCAGTACTTTACAATTACTATCATCTAAATGACCACCCAGAAAGTGAATTCTTAACGTTTGGCCAGTTTTGTAACCTTGCCATAATGTTTAAACCGAGTATACTACCTCATATGAAGTACATGTGTCAGTCAGATCACCCTGTTTTAGATGACCCGGAAAAACAGCTTTCACTAACAGAGAAAGCAATTATGGATGCATGCACCATATCTGAGACTTTGCTGGATGCCTCTGCTAATGTCTCGAGTATGATAAAAGAATGGCCTGTAACAAAAGTGGCAGTCTTACTAATAGACTCACAGAAAGAGAATTGCTTCCTACAGTTTGACAATGGAGTATGGTCAGTCATAGAGAAGGATCTTTTTCATGAAGAGAGTGGATTTGGGAGTAAGGGAAACAAAAGAATGAGGAATTATAATGAAGAAGGGGAAGATGGGTTTCAGCAGCTCGCATTTTCAGCTGTGAAGGAATTAACAG GAATTGGAAATGGCAAGCTAAAGGTTTTGGAAAGCCATGTAGTATATTCACTGAGTCGAGCAAAGACTGCTACTAACTTTTTCATAGTACACAGCACCCAATCAATCAGCGAAGATAATATGGTACCTATTCAAGATGTTATTTCTAG CTTACAGGGCCCTGTGGTAAAGAAGAGTTCGGGCAGCTGGGTAATAACTCCTGTCGTTGAATATTATTACCTGCTTCCATATGCTGCAATTATCTCAAAGTTGTTCTCAAG AGGGTCAGGTAGCGTACTGCATCAAGGTGGAAAAGGAGGTGCAGATACAAGCATCATTCGAGCCTCACACAAGTCATTTGATAAAGTAAATGGTATAAGTAAGAGAGTCTCCCACAACCTACAAGTTAAGTCAATATTGGACTCGGGAAGTGTGCTTAGCAGCAATTCAAGTAAAGAAGAACCTCTTGATAGTCGAGTTACCAAAAATGGCTTTATTTCCAACACATGTAGTCAACCTGTTAGCAAGGTGCCAGATGCAAGCACCATTAAAGGCTCACAGAACTCATGTGAGAAAGGAAATGGTGAAAGTAATAGAGTCTCTGATAATGTCCAAGTTAAGTCAAAATTGGACTCAGCAAGTGTGTACAGCGTAAGTTCAACTGAAGAACCCCGTGACAGCCGTGTTGCAGTCAATAGCTTTAATACAAACGAACATAGCGAACCCATCAGCAAGGTGCCAGATGATGTTGTGACTTCTCCTTTGAAAGGAAACCTTTTTGACCGAGCAGCCAAAGAAACTGATAATTCTATTGGCAACAGAATCACAGGTGCTAGTTGTGATAGTATGAAGCAGAAAGATATGAATGGATCTTGCAAGTCTGAGTCAAACACTTTGTTAAGTGGAACAATCAGTAGGAGCATTGATAAGCCACTCAAGGTTTATCGACATGAAAAAAGGACCACTTCAACTAAATCAATTAGCACCAAG CAGGAAACTCTGGAGGACTCGAAGAAAATGTTGATCATTAGTCAAACCAAAGATGGAAATCCTGATGGTGAAAAAAAGTCTTGCATGGTCTTGCATAATGAGGATAGATTAGTAACAGTGGATCATGCGGTTGAAGACTTTCACATCACAGTGGATGCAAAGAGATTTGAGTTGTCAGAGGCTGCCCTTCGAGCTCTTTTGCATAAAAGACAGAAATTG TATGATCAACAGCGCATTATAGAAGACGAGTTGATTTCATGTGATAAAAAGATTCAGGCAATCATGTGTGGTG GTGTTGGAGATTGCTTGGGTCTGAAGCTAGAAGCTGTAATTAATTGTTGCAATGAAATTTCCCAGCAAGATAACTTGGAAGCTCAAGAGCATGCGGAACTGCATGGTGATAGAAGCTTGCCATTGTTAGGAAAGAGCTTGTCTGAGGCTCAACTCACATTGAGAAAAGCATGCCAG GAGTTGGATGATATTTGTCTATCAAACAATTGGATGTTGCCATCATATAGCACAACTCGTTCAGATG GCGGCTATGTAGCTAATGTAAGTGTTAAAGGAACTAATTTCGAGTGCTCAGGTTTGAGTGGCATACAACCAACCATTCATGAAGCAAGAAACTCAGCTGCGACACATGTGATCGCAAAGTTGCAGCAAATGGCCAGTGAGCATAATAGCTCCCCGCTTTAG
- the LOC122599215 gene encoding uncharacterized protein LOC122599215 isoform X3 translates to MVFQEAMDIDLPTEASPTEETVGALIEYLVGPLLPLKHTDIAKETPSESKQKSVAKQVHAVAVLYNYYHLNDHPESEFLTFGQFCNLAIMFKPSILPHMKYMCQSDHPVLDDPEKQLSLTEKAIMDACTISETLLDASANVSSMIKEWPVTKVAVLLIDSQKENCFLQFDNGVWSVIEKDLFHEESGFGSKGNKRMRNYNEEGEDGFQQLAFSAVKELTGIGNGKLKVLESHVVYSLSRAKTATNFFIVHSTQSISEDNMVPIQDVISSLQGPVVKKSSGSWVITPVVEYYYLLPYAAIISKLFSRGSGSVLHQGGKGGADTSIIRASHKSFDKVNGISKRVSHNLQVKSILDSGSVLSSNSSKEEPLDSRVTKNGFISNTCSQPVSKVPDASTIKGSQNSCEKGNGESNRVSDNVQVKSKLDSASVYSVSSTEEPRDSRVAVNSFNTNEHSEPISKVPDDVVTSPLKGNLFDRAAKETDNSIGNRITGASCDSMKQKDMNGSCKSESNTLLSGTISRSIDKPLKVYRHEKRTTSTKSISTKQETLEDSKKMLIISQTKDGNPDGEKKSCMVLHNEDRLVTVDHAVEDFHITVDAKRFELSEAALRALLHKRQKLYDQQRIIEDELISCDKKIQAIMCGGVGDCLGLKLEAVINCCNEISQQDNLEAQEHAELHGDRSLPLLGKSLSEAQLTLRKACQAAM, encoded by the exons ATGGTCTTCCAAG AGGCCATGGACATAGATTTGCCAACAGAGGCTAGTCCGACAGAGGAGACTGTTGGAGCATTAATCGAGTACTTGGTTGGTCCATTGCTACCTTTGAAGCATACCGACATTGCAAAGGAGACTCCATCTGAATCAAAACAAAAGTCTGTTGCCAAACAG GTTCATGCAGTTGCAGTACTTTACAATTACTATCATCTAAATGACCACCCAGAAAGTGAATTCTTAACGTTTGGCCAGTTTTGTAACCTTGCCATAATGTTTAAACCGAGTATACTACCTCATATGAAGTACATGTGTCAGTCAGATCACCCTGTTTTAGATGACCCGGAAAAACAGCTTTCACTAACAGAGAAAGCAATTATGGATGCATGCACCATATCTGAGACTTTGCTGGATGCCTCTGCTAATGTCTCGAGTATGATAAAAGAATGGCCTGTAACAAAAGTGGCAGTCTTACTAATAGACTCACAGAAAGAGAATTGCTTCCTACAGTTTGACAATGGAGTATGGTCAGTCATAGAGAAGGATCTTTTTCATGAAGAGAGTGGATTTGGGAGTAAGGGAAACAAAAGAATGAGGAATTATAATGAAGAAGGGGAAGATGGGTTTCAGCAGCTCGCATTTTCAGCTGTGAAGGAATTAACAG GAATTGGAAATGGCAAGCTAAAGGTTTTGGAAAGCCATGTAGTATATTCACTGAGTCGAGCAAAGACTGCTACTAACTTTTTCATAGTACACAGCACCCAATCAATCAGCGAAGATAATATGGTACCTATTCAAGATGTTATTTCTAG CTTACAGGGCCCTGTGGTAAAGAAGAGTTCGGGCAGCTGGGTAATAACTCCTGTCGTTGAATATTATTACCTGCTTCCATATGCTGCAATTATCTCAAAGTTGTTCTCAAG AGGGTCAGGTAGCGTACTGCATCAAGGTGGAAAAGGAGGTGCAGATACAAGCATCATTCGAGCCTCACACAAGTCATTTGATAAAGTAAATGGTATAAGTAAGAGAGTCTCCCACAACCTACAAGTTAAGTCAATATTGGACTCGGGAAGTGTGCTTAGCAGCAATTCAAGTAAAGAAGAACCTCTTGATAGTCGAGTTACCAAAAATGGCTTTATTTCCAACACATGTAGTCAACCTGTTAGCAAGGTGCCAGATGCAAGCACCATTAAAGGCTCACAGAACTCATGTGAGAAAGGAAATGGTGAAAGTAATAGAGTCTCTGATAATGTCCAAGTTAAGTCAAAATTGGACTCAGCAAGTGTGTACAGCGTAAGTTCAACTGAAGAACCCCGTGACAGCCGTGTTGCAGTCAATAGCTTTAATACAAACGAACATAGCGAACCCATCAGCAAGGTGCCAGATGATGTTGTGACTTCTCCTTTGAAAGGAAACCTTTTTGACCGAGCAGCCAAAGAAACTGATAATTCTATTGGCAACAGAATCACAGGTGCTAGTTGTGATAGTATGAAGCAGAAAGATATGAATGGATCTTGCAAGTCTGAGTCAAACACTTTGTTAAGTGGAACAATCAGTAGGAGCATTGATAAGCCACTCAAGGTTTATCGACATGAAAAAAGGACCACTTCAACTAAATCAATTAGCACCAAG CAGGAAACTCTGGAGGACTCGAAGAAAATGTTGATCATTAGTCAAACCAAAGATGGAAATCCTGATGGTGAAAAAAAGTCTTGCATGGTCTTGCATAATGAGGATAGATTAGTAACAGTGGATCATGCGGTTGAAGACTTTCACATCACAGTGGATGCAAAGAGATTTGAGTTGTCAGAGGCTGCCCTTCGAGCTCTTTTGCATAAAAGACAGAAATTG TATGATCAACAGCGCATTATAGAAGACGAGTTGATTTCATGTGATAAAAAGATTCAGGCAATCATGTGTGGTG GTGTTGGAGATTGCTTGGGTCTGAAGCTAGAAGCTGTAATTAATTGTTGCAATGAAATTTCCCAGCAAGATAACTTGGAAGCTCAAGAGCATGCGGAACTGCATGGTGATAGAAGCTTGCCATTGTTAGGAAAGAGCTTGTCTGAGGCTCAACTCACATTGAGAAAAGCATGCCAG GCGGCTATGTAG
- the LOC122600014 gene encoding prolyl 4-hydroxylase 1 produces the protein MGGFSSMRIVVALLTLVTIGMIFGALLQLAFIRNLEDSSSSSYGSAFPSFRRTLVGQNNDFPSVVSSWGNDKDAAILRVGYVKPEIISWSPRIIVFHNFLSSEECDYLRALAKPRLQVSTVVDAKTGKGIKSNVRTSSGMFLNHEERKYPMIHAIEKRISTYSQIPVENGELIQVLRYEPNQFYRPHHDYFSDTFNLKRGGQRVATMLMYLTDNVEGGETFFPMAGSRECSCGGKMVKGLCVKPNKGDAVLFWSMGLNGESDPDSIHGGCEVLSGEKWSATKWMRQRATS, from the exons ATGGGTGGTTTTTCTTCCATGCGAATCGTCGTTGCTTTACTTACACTTGTCACCATCGGAATGATTTTCG GAGCTTTGCTTCAGTTGGCATTTATTCGCAATTTGGaagattcttcttcttcttcttatg GCTCTGCATTTCCTTCGTTTAGACGAACACTTGTGGGTCAAAATAATGACTTCCCCTCAG TTGTATCTAGTTGGGGGAATGACAAAGACGCTGCAATTTTACGCGTTGGCTAT GTTAAACCTGAAATAATTAGCTGGTCTCCACGAATCATTGTGTTTCATAACTTTTTGAGCTCAGAG GAATGTGATTATCTTAGAGCACTAGCCAAGCCCCGTCTTCAAGTGTCTACCGTCGTGGATGCAAAAACTGGAAAG GGAATTAAGAGTAACGTCCGGACAAGCTCAGGCATGTTTTTAAACCATGAAGAAAGGAAATATCCAATGATACAT GCAATTGAAAAACGGATTTCTACGTATTCTCAAATTCCAGTTGAAAATGGAGAGCTCATTCAAGTGTTAAG GTATGAACCAAATCAGTTTTACAGACCCCATCATGACTACTTCTCTGATACG TTCAACTTGAAGCGGGGCGGTCAAAGAGTAGCCACAATGCTGATGTATCTGACTGATAACGTTGAAGGGGGAGAAACGTTTTTTCCTATG GCTGGTTCACGTGAATGCAGCTGTGGTGGAAAAATGGTGAAGGGACTTTGTGTTAAACCGAATAAAGGAGATGCAGTGCTTTTCTGGAGCATG GGGCTTAATGGAGAATCAGACCCTGACAGTATACATGGAGGTTGCGAGGTCCTCTCAGGAGAAAAGTGGTCTGCTACGAAATGGATGAGACAGAGAGCTACTTCTTGA
- the LOC122599216 gene encoding cytochrome P450 94A1-like — MVGVEMINNHYLSILLLIIIVSLSALSITTHLSSRRTPCPESYPVIGNLMGFIKNRHRFHDWVTDMLANTPTLTLQVNGFLNLSHGICTADPANIHHLLRSNFPNYIKGSRFTTVLEELLGNGIFNSDGQLWSGQRKIASHEFSTKSLRTFISETLQSQLSESFIPRLNNSSVAASSDQDTIIDLQQALRKFSFHNICSVAFGIDPEISSSSSSSNINLRLFIQAFDAAVEHTSNRFMSPLPMVWKINRFFNIGNERRFKEAIQIVNDFANNIINLKEAQSDDHSRSNEDLLSRFMASSRDMGFNDGERRRFLRDIIISFILAGKDSTATALTWFFWLLEAQPHCKHLIYKEFSTHIDPKNLNFDDLKELNYLHAALSESMRLFPPVPINSRLTVDDDMLPDGTYVGKGWFADYSAYAMGRMERIWGSDCREFKPERWLDGNGVYQPLDQFKYPVFHGGFRMCLGKEMAYLQMKSVVIAIMYEFEVEVIDGGGTIERMLDPPYSLSLLLSMKNGLPVRLKRRRQHAE; from the exons ATGGTAGGAGTAGAAATGATCAACAATCATTATCTCTCCATTctcctcctcatcatcatcgtATCTCTATCAGCACTCTCTATCACAACCCATCTATCCAGCCGCCGAACCCCATGTCCCGAATCCTACCCGGTCATTGGAAACCTCATGGGTTTCATCAAAAACCGACACCGGTTCCACGACTGGGTGACCGACATGCTAGCCAACACCCCAACTCTAACTCTCCAAGTCAACGGCTTTCTCAACCTCTCCCACGGTATCTGCACGGCTGATCCAGCCAATATCCACCACCTCCTACGTTCCAACTTTCCGAATTACATCAAAGGCAGCCGTTTCACCACTGTCCTTGAGGAGCTTCTCGGAAATGGCATATTTAATAGCgatggtcaactttggtcgggGCAACGTAAAATTGCTAGTCATGAATTCAGTACAAAGTCCCTTAGGACCTTCATATCTGAAACCCTTCAGTCACAACTCTCTGAATCATTCATCCCTCGTCTTAACAATTCATCGGTTGCTGCCTCATCTGATCAAGACACCATCATCGACTTGCAGCAAGCTCTTCGTAAATTCAGCTTCCACAACATATGTAGCGTCGCTTTTGGAATCGATCCGg AGATATCATCGTCATCAAGTTCCTCCAACATTAATCTGCGGTTGTTCATTCAAGCTTTTGATGCGGCAGTGGAGCATACATCCAACCGCTTCATGTCTCCACTGCCCATGGTGTGGAAAATCAATAGGTTTTTCAACATCGGTAACGAGAGGAGGTTCAAGGAAGCGATTCAAATTGTGAATGATTTTGCtaacaatataataaatttGAAAGAAGCACAGAGCGATGATCATTCTAGAAGTAACGAAGATTTATTGTCGAGATTCATGGCTTCAAGCAGAGATATGGGATTTAATGATGGTGAAAGGAGGAGGTTTTTGAGAGACATTATAATCAGCTTCATCCTTGCAGGTAAAGATTCAACTGCAACCGCGCTTACCTGGTTCTTCTGGTTATTAGAAGCACAACCGCATTGTAAACATTTGATCTACAAAGAGTTTTCTACTCATATTGACCCGAAAAACCTTAACTTTGACGACCTGAAGGAGCTGAATTACCTTCATGCGGCTCTATCAGAGTCTATGCGACTCTTTCCACCTGTGCCCATAAACTCTAGATTGACCGTTGATGATGATATGTTACCTGATGGTACATACGTTGGAAAAGGGTGGTTTGCTGATTATTCGGCATACGCAATGGGGAGAATGGAGAGAATTTGGGGTTCAGATTGTAGAGAGTTTAAACCGGAAAGGTGGTTGGACGGAAATGGGGTATACCAACCATTAGATCAGTTCAAGTATCCAGTTTTTCATGGCGGGTTTAGAATGTGTTTAGGGAAAGAGATGGCTTATTTGCAGATGAAGTCTGTGGTGATCGCAATCATGTATGAGTTTGAGGTTGAGGTGATTGATGGCGGTGGGACGATAGAAAGGATGTTAGACCCGCCGTATAGTCTATCTCTTCTTTTGAGTATGAAAAACGGATTACCTGTACGACTAAAGAGAAGAAGGCAACATGCAGAATGA
- the LOC122600739 gene encoding pentatricopeptide repeat-containing protein At5g59600-like has product MKYHFLSNQFPINPHNFATLLQKILKSKSLKPCKQIHAQIITSGIDMNTFSLHSKLVAVYASCACFTSAHSMFQITQNLNVFAYNWMISALTFNGYFEKALKFFTLLQQSQNLVPNTYTFLFLLKSCVGLRDLNKGKAVHCVINKFGLQFDLDVVNGLIDMYCKCGYLCYARKLFDKMSKPDVVSWTNMIAAYSNAGWVMESRVLFDRMKLAGLEPNEFTWNALITGYAKAGDWVGAFSSFSKMSKTGLVPDVVTWNAMICGFVQSQQVNKGVELFRDMLVAGVRPNPVTITGLLPAIGSMGSVDCGREIHGLIFRANMYNNVFVASALIDMYSKCGCVKHARDVFDSILSKNIASWNAMIGCYGKHGMVDSAIELLDKMEEENMQPNQVTLTCVLASCSHSGLVDKGLAIFKSMRESQRVEIRDEHYACVIDILCRSGEIEEADDLIHELGTKVTDSMVGAFLNGCVVHNRPDLAEKIMKTDLKRPGGFVTMSNIYAGEGAWGKVEKLREVMKLQKVQKQPGFSSVSNNV; this is encoded by the coding sequence ATGAAATATCATTTTCTTTCAAACCAATTTCCCATTAACCCCCATAATTTTGCCACATTattacaaaaaattttaaaatcaaaatcattaaaacCCTGCAAACAAATTCATGCCCAAATCATAACATCAGGCATTGACATGAACACATTTTCTCTACATTCAAAATTAGTTGCTGTGTATGCATCTTGCGCTTGTTTCACTTCTGCACATTCAATGTTTCAAATCACACaaaatttaaatgtttttgCATACAATTGGATGATTTCTGCTTTAACGTTTAATGGGTATTTCGAAAAAGCACTAAAGTTCTTTACTTTACTCCAACAATCACAAAATCTTGTTCCAAATACTTATACTTTCTTGTTTTTATTGAAATCTTGTGTCGGTTTAAGGGATTTAAATAAAGGTAAAGCTGTTCATTGTGTTATTAATAAGTTTGGGTTGCAATTTGATTTGGATGTTGTTAATGGGTTGATTGATATGTATTgtaaatgtgggtatttatGTTATGCCCGCAaactgtttgataaaatgtctaaaccaGATGTTGTTTCTTGGACGAATATGATTGCTGCATATTCTAATGCGGGATGGGTTATGGAATCACGGGTGTTGTTTGACAGGATGAAGTTGGCTGGTTTGGAACCTAATGAGTTCACCTGGAATGCTTTGATTACCGGGTATGCTAAAGCTGGAGATTGGGTTGGGGCATTTAGTTCGTTTTCTAAAATGAGTAAAACTGGTTTGGTTCCTGATGTGGTTACTTGGAATGCTATGATTTGTGGTTTTGTACAAAGCCAACAGGTTAATAAAGGCGTGGAATTGTTTAGAGACATGTTGGTAGCCGGGGTGAGGCCTAATCCGGTTACCATTACTGGTTTACTTCCTGCAATTGGATCCATGGGTTCTGTTGATTGTGGGAGAGAAATTCACGGGCTGATCTTTAGAGCAAATATGTATAACAACGTCTTTGTTGCTAGTGCACTTATCGACATGTATTCTAAATGTGGGTGTGTAAAACACGCAAGAGACGTTTTTGACTCCATACTATCCAAGAACATTGCTTCATGGAATGCCATGATTGGATGCTATGGGAAACATGGGATGGTTGATTCAGCCATTGAGCTTTTAGACAAAATGGAAGAGGAAAACATGCAGCCGAACCAAGTCACATTGACTTGTGTTCTTGCGTCTTGTAGCCATAGTGGGTTGGTCGACAAAGGTTTGGCTATATTTAAGTCAATGAGAGAAAGCCAGCGGGTTGAGATAAGAGACGAGCATTATGCATGTGTTATTGACATCCTTTGTCGTTCTGGGGAAATTGAAGAAGCGGATGATTTAATACACGAGTTGGGTACAAAAGTGACTGATTCGATGGTTGGTGCTTTCTTAAACGGGTGTGTGGTTCACAATAGACCAGATTTGGCtgaaaaaattatgaaaacagATTTAAAGAGACCTGGAGGATTTGTTACTATGTCTAATATTTATGCTGGTGAAGGAGCGTGGGGAAAAGTTGAGAAGTTGAGAGAAGTTATGAAGTTGCAAAAAGTCCAAAAACAACCTGGGTTTAGTTCTGTATCAAACAATGTGTAG